One genomic window of Calditerrivibrio sp. includes the following:
- the ssb gene encoding single-stranded DNA-binding protein: MGFFNKVILLGNVTRNPEVRVIASTSTTVARFGLAVNRRYKSGDSMKDEVCYIDIVAFSKLGDFCNEFVTKGLSVLVEGRLSYRTWEQDGVKKSKHEIIAENIQLVWKKDRSDINDAIEESYSSSDIDEEDIPF, encoded by the coding sequence ATGGGCTTCTTCAATAAGGTCATTTTGTTAGGAAATGTTACTAGAAATCCCGAGGTAAGGGTCATCGCGAGCACATCTACTACAGTTGCCAGGTTTGGACTTGCTGTAAATAGGCGCTATAAATCCGGTGATAGTATGAAGGATGAAGTCTGTTATATTGATATAGTAGCATTTTCAAAACTGGGTGATTTTTGTAATGAGTTTGTTACAAAAGGCTTATCTGTACTGGTTGAAGGTAGACTTTCTTACAGAACTTGGGAACAGGATGGTGTTAAGAAAAGTAAGCATGAAATAATTGCTGAAAATATCCAGCTAGTTTGGAAAAAAGATAGAAGCGATATAAATGATGCCATAGAAGAATCATATAGCTCGTCTGATATAGACGAGG